In Citrus sinensis cultivar Valencia sweet orange chromosome 4, DVS_A1.0, whole genome shotgun sequence, one DNA window encodes the following:
- the LOC102622486 gene encoding uncharacterized protein LOC102622486 isoform X2 → MADSPDSPPSNAQTMDDSPDSPASKLKEIQMPPSSPEDYVFDPTRCSGPKPPIDEELEHVPYPGFLEGFDSVAVNELHWPLNEIFPFSNQIHQRRCAQTMDDSPDSPPSKLKEIQMPPSYPEDYVFDPTLCSCPKPLPINYCPDPLLVDKLEHVPYPGFPKGFDSIAVNELHWPLNEIFPFSNQIHQRGCGQTMDDSPDSPPSKLKEIQLAPEPDAHDNCSKYMRTATSRKATKITHTPTHTSADSPQLFCWVHCKPKGPGLPPFPKSPPPSPDASPLIDSILERAPTEWGSGMKSQEDLERMKTAFLRYDASFREQTPPDIQLKPRNDETLMPAHKSVLAARSKILGMPNLDGSYGRGGIVELPESREELEPLLEFLYVGSLPEEKMQKHIMTLSKAAYKYDIQYLGELCARHSLSSLISSNDLEVLYLAYCCRHQALLEAALKLIVEEGEERICCVKFINFANKYPLMLKLVRMAMVMCRET, encoded by the exons ATGGCCGACAGCCCTGATTCGCCGCCATCCAACGCCCAAACCATGGACGACAGCCCTGATTCGCCGGCATCCAAGTTGAAGGAGATACAG ATGCCGCCAAGTTCACCTGAGGACTACGTCTTCGATCCAACTCGCTGCTCGGGTCCCAAACCCCCCATAGATGAGGAGTTAGAg CATGTGCCATATCCAGGTTTTCTCGAGGGCTTTGACTCCGTTGCAGTGAATGAACTTCATTGGCCTCTAAACGAg ATTTTCCCATTCTCAAATCAAATACACCAACGCCGCTGCGCTCAAACCATGGACGACAGCCCTGATTCGCCGCCATCCAAGTTGAAGGAGATACAG ATGCCGCCAAGTTATCCTGAGGACTACGTCTTCGATCCAACTCTCTGCTCATGTCCCAAACCCCTCCCCATCAATTACTGCCCCGATCCCTTATTGGTTGATAAGTTAGAg CATGTGCCATATCCAGGTTTTCCCAAGGGCTTTGACTCCATTGCAGTGAATGAACTTCATTGGCCTCTAAACGAg ATTTTCCCATTCTCAAATCAAATACACCAACGCGGCTGCGGTCAAACCATGGACGACAGCCCTGATTCGCCGCCATCCAAGTTGAAGGAGATACAG CTTGCACCAGAACCAGATGCACATGATAACTGTTCTAAATATATGAGGACTGCGACTTCCCGGAAGGCCACCAAAATCACGCACACCCCAACCCATACATCTGCCGACTCGCCGCAGCTCTTTTGCTGGGTCCACTGTAAGCCAAAAGGTCCAGGCCTACCACCATTCCCCAAATCGCCACCACCATCCCCCGATGCGTCTCCTCTTATAGATTCAATTTTGGAG CGTGCACCAACAGAATGGGGGAGTGGTATGAAAAGCCAAGAAGATTTGGAGCGTATGAAAACTGCATTCCTCAGATATGATGCTTCGTTCAGAGAACAAACTCCCCCTGACATACAACTCAAACCTCGCAATGACGAGACTCTCATGCCTGCACACAAAAGCGTACTT GCTGCAAGATCAAAAATCTTGGGCATGCCAAATTTAGATGGATCGTATGGACGTGGTGGGATAGTCGAATTGCCTGAGAGTCGTGAAGAGCTTGAGCCTCTTCTAGAGTTTCTTTATGTTGGGAGCTTGCCTGAGGAAAAGATGCAGAAACATATTATGACATTATCTAAGGCAGCCTACAAGTATGATATCCAGTACTTGGGGGAGTTGTGCGCGCGCCATAGCCTTTCGTCTTTGATCTCATCAAATGATCTTGAGGTTTTATATTTAGCATATTGTTGTAGACACCAAGCATTGTTGGAGGCTGCATTGAAGTTAATTGTTGAAGAGGGGGAGGAGCGGATATGCTGTGTGAAATTTATAAACTTTGCAAACAAGTATCCGCTTATGCTTAAGCTGGTTAGAATGGCAATGGTTATGTGTCGCGAAACCTGA
- the LOC102622486 gene encoding uncharacterized protein LOC102622486 isoform X3 — protein sequence MADSPDSPPSNAQTMDDSPDSPASKLKEIQMPPSSPEDYVFDPTRCSGPKPPIDEELEHVPYPGFLEGFDSVAVNELHWPLNEIFPFSNQIHQRRCAQTMDDSPDSPPSKLKEIQMPPSYPEDYVFDPTLCSCPKPLPINYCPDPLLVDKLEHVPYPGFPKGFDSIAVNELHWPLNELAPEPDAHDNCSKYMRTATSRKATKITHTPTHTSADSPQLFCWVHCKPKGPGLPPFPKSPPPSPDASPLIDSILERAPTEWGSGMKSQEDLERMKTAFLRYDASFREQTPPDIQLKPRNDETLMPAHKSVLAARSKILGMPNLDGSYGRGGIVELPESREELEPLLEFLYVGSLPEEKMQKHIMTLSKAAYKYDIQYLGELCARHSLSSLISSNDLEVLYLAYCCRHQALLEAALKLIVEEGEERICCVKFINFANKYPLMLKLVRMAMVMCRET from the exons ATGGCCGACAGCCCTGATTCGCCGCCATCCAACGCCCAAACCATGGACGACAGCCCTGATTCGCCGGCATCCAAGTTGAAGGAGATACAG ATGCCGCCAAGTTCACCTGAGGACTACGTCTTCGATCCAACTCGCTGCTCGGGTCCCAAACCCCCCATAGATGAGGAGTTAGAg CATGTGCCATATCCAGGTTTTCTCGAGGGCTTTGACTCCGTTGCAGTGAATGAACTTCATTGGCCTCTAAACGAg ATTTTCCCATTCTCAAATCAAATACACCAACGCCGCTGCGCTCAAACCATGGACGACAGCCCTGATTCGCCGCCATCCAAGTTGAAGGAGATACAG ATGCCGCCAAGTTATCCTGAGGACTACGTCTTCGATCCAACTCTCTGCTCATGTCCCAAACCCCTCCCCATCAATTACTGCCCCGATCCCTTATTGGTTGATAAGTTAGAg CATGTGCCATATCCAGGTTTTCCCAAGGGCTTTGACTCCATTGCAGTGAATGAACTTCATTGGCCTCTAAACGAg CTTGCACCAGAACCAGATGCACATGATAACTGTTCTAAATATATGAGGACTGCGACTTCCCGGAAGGCCACCAAAATCACGCACACCCCAACCCATACATCTGCCGACTCGCCGCAGCTCTTTTGCTGGGTCCACTGTAAGCCAAAAGGTCCAGGCCTACCACCATTCCCCAAATCGCCACCACCATCCCCCGATGCGTCTCCTCTTATAGATTCAATTTTGGAG CGTGCACCAACAGAATGGGGGAGTGGTATGAAAAGCCAAGAAGATTTGGAGCGTATGAAAACTGCATTCCTCAGATATGATGCTTCGTTCAGAGAACAAACTCCCCCTGACATACAACTCAAACCTCGCAATGACGAGACTCTCATGCCTGCACACAAAAGCGTACTT GCTGCAAGATCAAAAATCTTGGGCATGCCAAATTTAGATGGATCGTATGGACGTGGTGGGATAGTCGAATTGCCTGAGAGTCGTGAAGAGCTTGAGCCTCTTCTAGAGTTTCTTTATGTTGGGAGCTTGCCTGAGGAAAAGATGCAGAAACATATTATGACATTATCTAAGGCAGCCTACAAGTATGATATCCAGTACTTGGGGGAGTTGTGCGCGCGCCATAGCCTTTCGTCTTTGATCTCATCAAATGATCTTGAGGTTTTATATTTAGCATATTGTTGTAGACACCAAGCATTGTTGGAGGCTGCATTGAAGTTAATTGTTGAAGAGGGGGAGGAGCGGATATGCTGTGTGAAATTTATAAACTTTGCAAACAAGTATCCGCTTATGCTTAAGCTGGTTAGAATGGCAATGGTTATGTGTCGCGAAACCTGA
- the LOC102622486 gene encoding uncharacterized protein LOC102622486 isoform X9, with amino-acid sequence MADSPDSPPSNAQTMDDSPDSPASKLKEIQMPPSSPEDYVFDPTRCSGPKPPIDEELEHVPYPGFLEGFDSVAVNELHWPLNEIFPFSNQIHQRGCGQTMDDSPDSPPSKLKEIQLAPEPDAHDNCSKYMRTATSRKATKITHTPTHTSADSPQLFCWVHCKPKGPGLPPFPKSPPPSPDASPLIDSILERAPTEWGSGMKSQEDLERMKTAFLRYDASFREQTPPDIQLKPRNDETLMPAHKSVLAARSKILGMPNLDGSYGRGGIVELPESREELEPLLEFLYVGSLPEEKMQKHIMTLSKAAYKYDIQYLGELCARHSLSSLISSNDLEVLYLAYCCRHQALLEAALKLIVEEGEERICCVKFINFANKYPLMLKLVRMAMVMCRET; translated from the exons ATGGCCGACAGCCCTGATTCGCCGCCATCCAACGCCCAAACCATGGACGACAGCCCTGATTCGCCGGCATCCAAGTTGAAGGAGATACAG ATGCCGCCAAGTTCACCTGAGGACTACGTCTTCGATCCAACTCGCTGCTCGGGTCCCAAACCCCCCATAGATGAGGAGTTAGAg CATGTGCCATATCCAGGTTTTCTCGAGGGCTTTGACTCCGTTGCAGTGAATGAACTTCATTGGCCTCTAAACGAg ATTTTCCCATTCTCAAATCAAATACACCAACGCGGCTGCGGTCAAACCATGGACGACAGCCCTGATTCGCCGCCATCCAAGTTGAAGGAGATACAG CTTGCACCAGAACCAGATGCACATGATAACTGTTCTAAATATATGAGGACTGCGACTTCCCGGAAGGCCACCAAAATCACGCACACCCCAACCCATACATCTGCCGACTCGCCGCAGCTCTTTTGCTGGGTCCACTGTAAGCCAAAAGGTCCAGGCCTACCACCATTCCCCAAATCGCCACCACCATCCCCCGATGCGTCTCCTCTTATAGATTCAATTTTGGAG CGTGCACCAACAGAATGGGGGAGTGGTATGAAAAGCCAAGAAGATTTGGAGCGTATGAAAACTGCATTCCTCAGATATGATGCTTCGTTCAGAGAACAAACTCCCCCTGACATACAACTCAAACCTCGCAATGACGAGACTCTCATGCCTGCACACAAAAGCGTACTT GCTGCAAGATCAAAAATCTTGGGCATGCCAAATTTAGATGGATCGTATGGACGTGGTGGGATAGTCGAATTGCCTGAGAGTCGTGAAGAGCTTGAGCCTCTTCTAGAGTTTCTTTATGTTGGGAGCTTGCCTGAGGAAAAGATGCAGAAACATATTATGACATTATCTAAGGCAGCCTACAAGTATGATATCCAGTACTTGGGGGAGTTGTGCGCGCGCCATAGCCTTTCGTCTTTGATCTCATCAAATGATCTTGAGGTTTTATATTTAGCATATTGTTGTAGACACCAAGCATTGTTGGAGGCTGCATTGAAGTTAATTGTTGAAGAGGGGGAGGAGCGGATATGCTGTGTGAAATTTATAAACTTTGCAAACAAGTATCCGCTTATGCTTAAGCTGGTTAGAATGGCAATGGTTATGTGTCGCGAAACCTGA
- the LOC102622486 gene encoding uncharacterized protein LOC102622486 isoform X8, whose protein sequence is MADSPDSPPSNAQTMDDSPDSPASKLKEIQMPPSSPEDYVFDPTRCSGPKPPIDEELEHVPYPGFLEGFDSVAVNELHWPLNEIFPFSNQIHQRRCAQTMDDSPDSPPSKLKEIQLAPEPDAHDNCSKYMRTATSRKATKITHTPTHTSADSPQLFCWVHCKPKGPGLPPFPKSPPPSPDASPLIDSILERAPTEWGSGMKSQEDLERMKTAFLRYDASFREQTPPDIQLKPRNDETLMPAHKSVLAARSKILGMPNLDGSYGRGGIVELPESREELEPLLEFLYVGSLPEEKMQKHIMTLSKAAYKYDIQYLGELCARHSLSSLISSNDLEVLYLAYCCRHQALLEAALKLIVEEGEERICCVKFINFANKYPLMLKLVRMAMVMCRET, encoded by the exons ATGGCCGACAGCCCTGATTCGCCGCCATCCAACGCCCAAACCATGGACGACAGCCCTGATTCGCCGGCATCCAAGTTGAAGGAGATACAG ATGCCGCCAAGTTCACCTGAGGACTACGTCTTCGATCCAACTCGCTGCTCGGGTCCCAAACCCCCCATAGATGAGGAGTTAGAg CATGTGCCATATCCAGGTTTTCTCGAGGGCTTTGACTCCGTTGCAGTGAATGAACTTCATTGGCCTCTAAACGAg ATTTTCCCATTCTCAAATCAAATACACCAACGCCGCTGCGCTCAAACCATGGACGACAGCCCTGATTCGCCGCCATCCAAGTTGAAGGAGATACAG CTTGCACCAGAACCAGATGCACATGATAACTGTTCTAAATATATGAGGACTGCGACTTCCCGGAAGGCCACCAAAATCACGCACACCCCAACCCATACATCTGCCGACTCGCCGCAGCTCTTTTGCTGGGTCCACTGTAAGCCAAAAGGTCCAGGCCTACCACCATTCCCCAAATCGCCACCACCATCCCCCGATGCGTCTCCTCTTATAGATTCAATTTTGGAG CGTGCACCAACAGAATGGGGGAGTGGTATGAAAAGCCAAGAAGATTTGGAGCGTATGAAAACTGCATTCCTCAGATATGATGCTTCGTTCAGAGAACAAACTCCCCCTGACATACAACTCAAACCTCGCAATGACGAGACTCTCATGCCTGCACACAAAAGCGTACTT GCTGCAAGATCAAAAATCTTGGGCATGCCAAATTTAGATGGATCGTATGGACGTGGTGGGATAGTCGAATTGCCTGAGAGTCGTGAAGAGCTTGAGCCTCTTCTAGAGTTTCTTTATGTTGGGAGCTTGCCTGAGGAAAAGATGCAGAAACATATTATGACATTATCTAAGGCAGCCTACAAGTATGATATCCAGTACTTGGGGGAGTTGTGCGCGCGCCATAGCCTTTCGTCTTTGATCTCATCAAATGATCTTGAGGTTTTATATTTAGCATATTGTTGTAGACACCAAGCATTGTTGGAGGCTGCATTGAAGTTAATTGTTGAAGAGGGGGAGGAGCGGATATGCTGTGTGAAATTTATAAACTTTGCAAACAAGTATCCGCTTATGCTTAAGCTGGTTAGAATGGCAATGGTTATGTGTCGCGAAACCTGA
- the LOC102622486 gene encoding uncharacterized protein LOC102622486 isoform X5, with product MADSPDSPPSNAQTMDDSPDSPASKLKEIQMPPSSPEDYVFDPTRCSGPKPPIDEELEHVPYPGFLEGFDSVAVNELHWPLNEIFPFSNQIHQRGCGQTMDDSPDSPPSKLKEIQLINCLQQLAPEPDAHDNCSKYMRTATSRKATKITHTPTHTSADSPQLFCWVHCKPKGPGLPPFPKSPPPSPDASPLIDSILERAPTEWGSGMKSQEDLERMKTAFLRYDASFREQTPPDIQLKPRNDETLMPAHKSVLAARSKILGMPNLDGSYGRGGIVELPESREELEPLLEFLYVGSLPEEKMQKHIMTLSKAAYKYDIQYLGELCARHSLSSLISSNDLEVLYLAYCCRHQALLEAALKLIVEEGEERICCVKFINFANKYPLMLKLVRMAMVMCRET from the exons ATGGCCGACAGCCCTGATTCGCCGCCATCCAACGCCCAAACCATGGACGACAGCCCTGATTCGCCGGCATCCAAGTTGAAGGAGATACAG ATGCCGCCAAGTTCACCTGAGGACTACGTCTTCGATCCAACTCGCTGCTCGGGTCCCAAACCCCCCATAGATGAGGAGTTAGAg CATGTGCCATATCCAGGTTTTCTCGAGGGCTTTGACTCCGTTGCAGTGAATGAACTTCATTGGCCTCTAAACGAg ATTTTCCCATTCTCAAATCAAATACACCAACGCGGCTGCGGTCAAACCATGGACGACAGCCCTGATTCGCCGCCATCCAAGTTGAAGGAGATACAG TTAATTAATTGCCTGCAACAGCTTGCACCAGAACCAGATGCACATGATAACTGTTCTAAATATATGAGGACTGCGACTTCCCGGAAGGCCACCAAAATCACGCACACCCCAACCCATACATCTGCCGACTCGCCGCAGCTCTTTTGCTGGGTCCACTGTAAGCCAAAAGGTCCAGGCCTACCACCATTCCCCAAATCGCCACCACCATCCCCCGATGCGTCTCCTCTTATAGATTCAATTTTGGAG CGTGCACCAACAGAATGGGGGAGTGGTATGAAAAGCCAAGAAGATTTGGAGCGTATGAAAACTGCATTCCTCAGATATGATGCTTCGTTCAGAGAACAAACTCCCCCTGACATACAACTCAAACCTCGCAATGACGAGACTCTCATGCCTGCACACAAAAGCGTACTT GCTGCAAGATCAAAAATCTTGGGCATGCCAAATTTAGATGGATCGTATGGACGTGGTGGGATAGTCGAATTGCCTGAGAGTCGTGAAGAGCTTGAGCCTCTTCTAGAGTTTCTTTATGTTGGGAGCTTGCCTGAGGAAAAGATGCAGAAACATATTATGACATTATCTAAGGCAGCCTACAAGTATGATATCCAGTACTTGGGGGAGTTGTGCGCGCGCCATAGCCTTTCGTCTTTGATCTCATCAAATGATCTTGAGGTTTTATATTTAGCATATTGTTGTAGACACCAAGCATTGTTGGAGGCTGCATTGAAGTTAATTGTTGAAGAGGGGGAGGAGCGGATATGCTGTGTGAAATTTATAAACTTTGCAAACAAGTATCCGCTTATGCTTAAGCTGGTTAGAATGGCAATGGTTATGTGTCGCGAAACCTGA
- the LOC102622486 gene encoding uncharacterized protein LOC102622486 isoform X4, producing MADSPDSPPSNAQTMDDSPDSPASKLKEIQMPPSYPEDYVFDPTLCSCPKPLPINYCPDPLLVDKLEHVPYPGFPKGFDSIAVNELHWPLNEIFPFSNQIHQRGCGQTMDDSPDSPPSKLKEIQLINCLQQLAPEPDAHDNCSKYMRTATSRKATKITHTPTHTSADSPQLFCWVHCKPKGPGLPPFPKSPPPSPDASPLIDSILERAPTEWGSGMKSQEDLERMKTAFLRYDASFREQTPPDIQLKPRNDETLMPAHKSVLAARSKILGMPNLDGSYGRGGIVELPESREELEPLLEFLYVGSLPEEKMQKHIMTLSKAAYKYDIQYLGELCARHSLSSLISSNDLEVLYLAYCCRHQALLEAALKLIVEEGEERICCVKFINFANKYPLMLKLVRMAMVMCRET from the exons ATGGCCGACAGCCCTGATTCGCCGCCATCCAACGCCCAAACCATGGACGACAGCCCTGATTCGCCGGCATCCAAGTTGAAGGAGATACAG ATGCCGCCAAGTTATCCTGAGGACTACGTCTTCGATCCAACTCTCTGCTCATGTCCCAAACCCCTCCCCATCAATTACTGCCCCGATCCCTTATTGGTTGATAAGTTAGAg CATGTGCCATATCCAGGTTTTCCCAAGGGCTTTGACTCCATTGCAGTGAATGAACTTCATTGGCCTCTAAACGAg ATTTTCCCATTCTCAAATCAAATACACCAACGCGGCTGCGGTCAAACCATGGACGACAGCCCTGATTCGCCGCCATCCAAGTTGAAGGAGATACAG TTAATTAATTGCCTGCAACAGCTTGCACCAGAACCAGATGCACATGATAACTGTTCTAAATATATGAGGACTGCGACTTCCCGGAAGGCCACCAAAATCACGCACACCCCAACCCATACATCTGCCGACTCGCCGCAGCTCTTTTGCTGGGTCCACTGTAAGCCAAAAGGTCCAGGCCTACCACCATTCCCCAAATCGCCACCACCATCCCCCGATGCGTCTCCTCTTATAGATTCAATTTTGGAG CGTGCACCAACAGAATGGGGGAGTGGTATGAAAAGCCAAGAAGATTTGGAGCGTATGAAAACTGCATTCCTCAGATATGATGCTTCGTTCAGAGAACAAACTCCCCCTGACATACAACTCAAACCTCGCAATGACGAGACTCTCATGCCTGCACACAAAAGCGTACTT GCTGCAAGATCAAAAATCTTGGGCATGCCAAATTTAGATGGATCGTATGGACGTGGTGGGATAGTCGAATTGCCTGAGAGTCGTGAAGAGCTTGAGCCTCTTCTAGAGTTTCTTTATGTTGGGAGCTTGCCTGAGGAAAAGATGCAGAAACATATTATGACATTATCTAAGGCAGCCTACAAGTATGATATCCAGTACTTGGGGGAGTTGTGCGCGCGCCATAGCCTTTCGTCTTTGATCTCATCAAATGATCTTGAGGTTTTATATTTAGCATATTGTTGTAGACACCAAGCATTGTTGGAGGCTGCATTGAAGTTAATTGTTGAAGAGGGGGAGGAGCGGATATGCTGTGTGAAATTTATAAACTTTGCAAACAAGTATCCGCTTATGCTTAAGCTGGTTAGAATGGCAATGGTTATGTGTCGCGAAACCTGA
- the LOC102622486 gene encoding uncharacterized protein LOC102622486 isoform X1, which yields MADSPDSPPSNAQTMDDSPDSPASKLKEIQMPPSSPEDYVFDPTRCSGPKPPIDEELEHVPYPGFLEGFDSVAVNELHWPLNEIFPFSNQIHQRRCAQTMDDSPDSPPSKLKEIQMPPSYPEDYVFDPTLCSCPKPLPINYCPDPLLVDKLEHVPYPGFPKGFDSIAVNELHWPLNEIFPFSNQIHQRGCGQTMDDSPDSPPSKLKEIQLINCLQQLAPEPDAHDNCSKYMRTATSRKATKITHTPTHTSADSPQLFCWVHCKPKGPGLPPFPKSPPPSPDASPLIDSILERAPTEWGSGMKSQEDLERMKTAFLRYDASFREQTPPDIQLKPRNDETLMPAHKSVLAARSKILGMPNLDGSYGRGGIVELPESREELEPLLEFLYVGSLPEEKMQKHIMTLSKAAYKYDIQYLGELCARHSLSSLISSNDLEVLYLAYCCRHQALLEAALKLIVEEGEERICCVKFINFANKYPLMLKLVRMAMVMCRET from the exons ATGGCCGACAGCCCTGATTCGCCGCCATCCAACGCCCAAACCATGGACGACAGCCCTGATTCGCCGGCATCCAAGTTGAAGGAGATACAG ATGCCGCCAAGTTCACCTGAGGACTACGTCTTCGATCCAACTCGCTGCTCGGGTCCCAAACCCCCCATAGATGAGGAGTTAGAg CATGTGCCATATCCAGGTTTTCTCGAGGGCTTTGACTCCGTTGCAGTGAATGAACTTCATTGGCCTCTAAACGAg ATTTTCCCATTCTCAAATCAAATACACCAACGCCGCTGCGCTCAAACCATGGACGACAGCCCTGATTCGCCGCCATCCAAGTTGAAGGAGATACAG ATGCCGCCAAGTTATCCTGAGGACTACGTCTTCGATCCAACTCTCTGCTCATGTCCCAAACCCCTCCCCATCAATTACTGCCCCGATCCCTTATTGGTTGATAAGTTAGAg CATGTGCCATATCCAGGTTTTCCCAAGGGCTTTGACTCCATTGCAGTGAATGAACTTCATTGGCCTCTAAACGAg ATTTTCCCATTCTCAAATCAAATACACCAACGCGGCTGCGGTCAAACCATGGACGACAGCCCTGATTCGCCGCCATCCAAGTTGAAGGAGATACAG TTAATTAATTGCCTGCAACAGCTTGCACCAGAACCAGATGCACATGATAACTGTTCTAAATATATGAGGACTGCGACTTCCCGGAAGGCCACCAAAATCACGCACACCCCAACCCATACATCTGCCGACTCGCCGCAGCTCTTTTGCTGGGTCCACTGTAAGCCAAAAGGTCCAGGCCTACCACCATTCCCCAAATCGCCACCACCATCCCCCGATGCGTCTCCTCTTATAGATTCAATTTTGGAG CGTGCACCAACAGAATGGGGGAGTGGTATGAAAAGCCAAGAAGATTTGGAGCGTATGAAAACTGCATTCCTCAGATATGATGCTTCGTTCAGAGAACAAACTCCCCCTGACATACAACTCAAACCTCGCAATGACGAGACTCTCATGCCTGCACACAAAAGCGTACTT GCTGCAAGATCAAAAATCTTGGGCATGCCAAATTTAGATGGATCGTATGGACGTGGTGGGATAGTCGAATTGCCTGAGAGTCGTGAAGAGCTTGAGCCTCTTCTAGAGTTTCTTTATGTTGGGAGCTTGCCTGAGGAAAAGATGCAGAAACATATTATGACATTATCTAAGGCAGCCTACAAGTATGATATCCAGTACTTGGGGGAGTTGTGCGCGCGCCATAGCCTTTCGTCTTTGATCTCATCAAATGATCTTGAGGTTTTATATTTAGCATATTGTTGTAGACACCAAGCATTGTTGGAGGCTGCATTGAAGTTAATTGTTGAAGAGGGGGAGGAGCGGATATGCTGTGTGAAATTTATAAACTTTGCAAACAAGTATCCGCTTATGCTTAAGCTGGTTAGAATGGCAATGGTTATGTGTCGCGAAACCTGA
- the LOC102622486 gene encoding uncharacterized protein LOC102622486 isoform X6 has translation MADSPDSPPSNAQTMDDSPDSPASKLKEIQMPPSSPEDYVFDPTRCSGPKPPIDEELEHVPYPGFPKGFDSIAVNELHWPLNEIFPFSNQIHQRGCGQTMDDSPDSPPSKLKEIQLINCLQQLAPEPDAHDNCSKYMRTATSRKATKITHTPTHTSADSPQLFCWVHCKPKGPGLPPFPKSPPPSPDASPLIDSILERAPTEWGSGMKSQEDLERMKTAFLRYDASFREQTPPDIQLKPRNDETLMPAHKSVLAARSKILGMPNLDGSYGRGGIVELPESREELEPLLEFLYVGSLPEEKMQKHIMTLSKAAYKYDIQYLGELCARHSLSSLISSNDLEVLYLAYCCRHQALLEAALKLIVEEGEERICCVKFINFANKYPLMLKLVRMAMVMCRET, from the exons ATGGCCGACAGCCCTGATTCGCCGCCATCCAACGCCCAAACCATGGACGACAGCCCTGATTCGCCGGCATCCAAGTTGAAGGAGATACAG ATGCCGCCAAGTTCACCTGAGGACTACGTCTTCGATCCAACTCGCTGCTCGGGTCCCAAACCCCCCATAGATGAGGAGTTAGAg CATGTGCCATATCCAGGTTTTCCCAAGGGCTTTGACTCCATTGCAGTGAATGAACTTCATTGGCCTCTAAACGAg ATTTTCCCATTCTCAAATCAAATACACCAACGCGGCTGCGGTCAAACCATGGACGACAGCCCTGATTCGCCGCCATCCAAGTTGAAGGAGATACAG TTAATTAATTGCCTGCAACAGCTTGCACCAGAACCAGATGCACATGATAACTGTTCTAAATATATGAGGACTGCGACTTCCCGGAAGGCCACCAAAATCACGCACACCCCAACCCATACATCTGCCGACTCGCCGCAGCTCTTTTGCTGGGTCCACTGTAAGCCAAAAGGTCCAGGCCTACCACCATTCCCCAAATCGCCACCACCATCCCCCGATGCGTCTCCTCTTATAGATTCAATTTTGGAG CGTGCACCAACAGAATGGGGGAGTGGTATGAAAAGCCAAGAAGATTTGGAGCGTATGAAAACTGCATTCCTCAGATATGATGCTTCGTTCAGAGAACAAACTCCCCCTGACATACAACTCAAACCTCGCAATGACGAGACTCTCATGCCTGCACACAAAAGCGTACTT GCTGCAAGATCAAAAATCTTGGGCATGCCAAATTTAGATGGATCGTATGGACGTGGTGGGATAGTCGAATTGCCTGAGAGTCGTGAAGAGCTTGAGCCTCTTCTAGAGTTTCTTTATGTTGGGAGCTTGCCTGAGGAAAAGATGCAGAAACATATTATGACATTATCTAAGGCAGCCTACAAGTATGATATCCAGTACTTGGGGGAGTTGTGCGCGCGCCATAGCCTTTCGTCTTTGATCTCATCAAATGATCTTGAGGTTTTATATTTAGCATATTGTTGTAGACACCAAGCATTGTTGGAGGCTGCATTGAAGTTAATTGTTGAAGAGGGGGAGGAGCGGATATGCTGTGTGAAATTTATAAACTTTGCAAACAAGTATCCGCTTATGCTTAAGCTGGTTAGAATGGCAATGGTTATGTGTCGCGAAACCTGA